In a single window of the Eurosta solidaginis isolate ZX-2024a unplaced genomic scaffold, ASM4086904v1 ctg00001279.1, whole genome shotgun sequence genome:
- the LOC137236053 gene encoding reticulon-4-interacting protein 1 homolog, mitochondrial-like produces LAAQQNKPLLSDGWKGRVSNPPCTSFYLSKAPNALSDEQAASVLYAGLTAWSGLYITGGFGGACGVISSSGGGENRRVLVLGGSGSVGSMAIQILKSQKATVISTCRDDAIELVKNLGADYVVDYNNRAQLQSLHSYAPFDIVLDCTGQAAKKSSEIDLQFRQYITFSSPLLHNVDHFGVGTGMIKNVSHFFESNKKTLTKSGGLLKYGFFMPVQQGIEFLTRITEKKQILPLIDSCFPFHQLQRGFEKVQCGHLRGKVVISVT; encoded by the exons TTATCAAAAGCTCCTAATGCATTATCTGATGAACAAGCTGCTTCTGTGCTCTACGCTGGATTAACTGCTTGGTCAGGGCTCTATATTACTGGTGGATTTGGTGGGGCTTGTGGGGTAATATCAAGTTCAGGAGGAGGTGAGAACAGACGCGTATTAGTTTTGGGAGGCTCTGGTAGTGTTGGCTCAATGGCAATCCAAATTTTAAAATCGCAAAAAGCTACGGTAATATCTACATGCAGGGACGATGCAATTGAACTAGTAAAAAACCTGGGAGCAGATTACGTAGTAGATTACAACAATCGAGCCCAGCTTCAAAGTTTACATTCTTACGCACCATTTGATATAGTCTTGGACTGCACTGGACAAGCCGCAAAAAAGTCATCTGAAATTGATTTACAGTTCCGACAATATATTACATTTTCATCGCCACTTCTGCACAATGTTGATCATTTTGGAGTTGGCACAGGAATGATAAAAAATGTGTCACACTTCTTTGAATCTAATAAAAAAACATTAACCAAATCAGGAGGACTACTGAAATACGGATTTTTTATGCCAGTTCAACAGGGAATCGAATTTCTAACTCGTATAACAGAAAAAAAACAG ATATTGCCGCTTATTGATAGCTGTTTTCCTTTTCATCAGCTTCAACGTGGTTTCGAAAAAGTGCAGTGTGGACATTTGCGTGGAAAAGTTGTAATATCTGTTACTTGA